In the genome of Leptospira sanjuanensis, one region contains:
- a CDS encoding acyltransferase, with translation MTSNLSLFIDLFGLCILFFICILSNRPSQILLSDPPKNGSGGGRSESVDFIRGLAITGIVFIHVNSYYQYFAPDRNASVLTLFLSNLSRFGVPAFILSSGIFLKPANFRDYWKPKILSLLVPYFLVSLLAAYIKLGTFPDIREYLYGILLGTWCAPYYFVPLLISFYLIFPAMNAIRAKYNSKKAALILLFASLLLNFAANHAFRFSENPWLKTIEPILFGGFLFFFTFGLLAGEWFKAPGEFLNFSQEPGSPLPYSLRKLLWVGISIYLTVVFLAGIFWKFDSSNHLLFYPLAMFLFLFFWAENVQKRKGHKTLISVFSFVGKNSMGIFLLHPILIHLMHAWSPFAWGEGFSWVAIAITGFANVALPLGTWLLVTKSLDRVVSYGISRKADGTPAN, from the coding sequence ATGACTTCGAATCTTTCACTTTTTATCGATCTCTTCGGGCTTTGTATTCTCTTTTTTATCTGCATTCTATCGAACCGGCCTTCTCAAATTCTGCTTTCCGATCCTCCGAAAAACGGTTCCGGCGGAGGAAGAAGCGAGTCCGTGGACTTTATCCGCGGCCTTGCGATCACGGGAATCGTGTTCATCCACGTGAATTCGTATTATCAGTACTTTGCTCCCGATCGGAACGCGTCCGTTTTGACCTTGTTTCTTTCGAACCTATCGAGATTCGGAGTTCCGGCCTTTATCCTTTCTTCCGGAATTTTTTTAAAACCCGCCAACTTTAGAGACTACTGGAAACCCAAGATCCTTTCATTGCTCGTTCCCTATTTTCTCGTAAGTCTTTTGGCCGCTTACATAAAACTCGGAACGTTTCCGGACATAAGAGAATACTTATACGGCATTCTTTTGGGAACCTGGTGCGCTCCGTATTACTTTGTCCCGCTTTTGATTTCCTTTTATCTGATCTTTCCGGCAATGAACGCGATCCGCGCAAAGTATAACTCGAAAAAAGCGGCCTTGATCCTCCTATTCGCGTCCCTCCTTTTGAACTTTGCGGCCAACCACGCGTTTCGTTTTTCCGAAAACCCCTGGCTAAAAACGATCGAGCCGATCCTGTTCGGCGGGTTTTTGTTTTTTTTCACCTTCGGCTTGTTAGCCGGAGAGTGGTTCAAAGCCCCCGGAGAATTTCTGAATTTTTCGCAGGAACCCGGTTCTCCCCTCCCCTACTCTCTGCGGAAACTTCTTTGGGTCGGAATTTCGATTTATCTGACTGTCGTCTTTCTCGCGGGAATTTTTTGGAAGTTCGATTCCTCCAATCACCTGCTCTTTTATCCTTTGGCGATGTTCCTTTTTCTTTTCTTTTGGGCTGAAAACGTTCAGAAACGGAAGGGACATAAAACTTTGATTTCCGTTTTCTCCTTTGTCGGGAAGAATAGTATGGGAATCTTTTTGCTGCATCCGATCCTCATCCATCTGATGCACGCGTGGAGTCCGTTCGCTTGGGGGGAAGGTTTCTCTTGGGTCGCGATCGCAATCACCGGCTTTGCCAATGTCGCCTTACCTCTTGGAACTTGGCTGCTCGTAACGAAGTCGCTGGATCGGGTCGTAAGTTACGGAATTTCCCGGAAAGCGGACGGAACTCCGGCCAATTAA
- a CDS encoding NADPH-dependent FMN reductase, with product MKLAIIAGPHRKVSQSAKVAGWIGKRLETFGHQAWILDLGNHKLPVWDDSFWDGGEYWDGIWKPIEAELKNADALVFVSPEYSGMASPGLKNFILYCNSAAVGHKPVLITTVSASRGGAYPVAELRMSSYKNTKLCYIPEHIIVRDAEHVLNGPDSVSKEDSYLRDRIDFALKILVSYGDALKTVRDSGVTVKKEFANGM from the coding sequence ATGAAACTCGCTATCATCGCCGGTCCTCACAGGAAGGTATCCCAGTCGGCAAAGGTCGCCGGATGGATCGGGAAACGTTTGGAAACGTTCGGTCATCAGGCATGGATTTTGGATTTGGGAAATCATAAACTTCCTGTTTGGGACGATTCTTTTTGGGACGGAGGAGAATACTGGGACGGGATTTGGAAGCCGATCGAAGCCGAACTGAAAAATGCGGACGCGCTCGTGTTCGTTTCCCCGGAGTACTCGGGAATGGCTTCCCCCGGTTTGAAGAATTTTATCCTCTATTGCAACTCGGCGGCGGTCGGCCATAAGCCGGTTTTGATTACGACCGTCTCCGCGAGTCGGGGCGGCGCTTACCCCGTGGCCGAGCTGAGAATGAGCAGCTACAAGAACACGAAGCTTTGTTACATCCCCGAACATATCATCGTGCGGGACGCGGAACACGTTTTAAACGGGCCGGATTCCGTGAGCAAAGAGGATTCTTATCTGCGGGATCGGATCGATTTCGCTCTTAAAATTCTCGTGAGTTATGGCGACGCTCTGAAGACGGTTCGCGACTCGGGTGTTACGGTTAAAAAAGAATTTGCGAACGGGATGTGA
- a CDS encoding ParB/RepB/Spo0J family partition protein, with amino-acid sequence MAKRSDFAGMDLLTAFGEKESSKTEIALSDISPNPTQPRVFGREDVSDLVESMKRLGLIEPIVVKKQGKKYQIVAGERRYQAARILKWNTIPSIETSASEERCFEMALAENEKRKSLNPWEVGRAIQFLRKEKRKTADEVAKVLGFTERYVKQLSSIARLDQKSVADLLKSGKDASVKNLEELLKQKEGRGGEMISPRKSAPAKVVLQLGKLAPQQRERFLKELSSLKKKYGLKD; translated from the coding sequence ATGGCTAAACGTTCTGACTTTGCGGGTATGGATCTTCTTACCGCGTTCGGAGAAAAAGAATCGTCCAAGACCGAGATCGCTCTTTCCGATATTTCACCCAATCCGACGCAGCCGAGGGTTTTCGGGAGAGAGGACGTATCCGATTTGGTCGAGTCTATGAAGCGCCTCGGCCTGATCGAGCCGATCGTAGTCAAAAAACAGGGTAAGAAGTATCAGATTGTCGCGGGTGAAAGACGATACCAAGCCGCCAGAATTTTGAAGTGGAATACGATTCCTTCCATTGAAACTTCCGCCTCCGAAGAAAGATGTTTTGAAATGGCTCTTGCGGAAAACGAAAAACGTAAAAGCTTAAATCCTTGGGAAGTCGGTCGTGCGATTCAGTTTTTAAGAAAGGAAAAGCGTAAAACCGCAGATGAGGTCGCGAAAGTTCTAGGATTTACCGAAAGATACGTAAAGCAGCTCAGTTCCATCGCGAGGCTCGACCAAAAGTCCGTCGCCGATCTCCTTAAATCCGGAAAAGACGCTTCCGTAAAAAATCTGGAAGAGCTCTTAAAACAAAAAGAAGGCAGAGGGGGTGAAATGATTTCACCCCGAAAGTCGGCGCCGGCAAAAGTGGTTCTTCAGCTCGGCAAACTCGCCCCGCAGCAAAGGGAAAGGTTCCTGAAGGAACTATCTTCTCTCAAAAAGAAATACGGACTCAAGGATTAA
- a CDS encoding ParA family protein, with the protein MSSKTLTTQQILDDYEISSEDEFLSKVKEWKIPSSGKGRYDRETIEKYFQKSNRDVYDSTIIAVSNQKGGEGKTTVSVCLAEALSKSAPVLLVDWDAQANITQLFFGSVERSVFHSLGYRGEEPVPVKDLLVQLAPGLDLLPSSIHLANFTTPYERDDFELLKDALKPVRSSYKYIIIDCPPSLGLILENALIAADHVLIPIQTRAFSVQGLKDLHATILKIKKKANPSLNLLGAVLNQYEDARALAGLADAIRKYFEVFRTVVYRRESIPQAQAKKKLLGEYDGKAMQMFSSLADEVMEKIANG; encoded by the coding sequence ATGAGTTCCAAAACTCTAACAACCCAACAGATCTTAGATGATTACGAAATTTCTTCGGAAGATGAATTTTTATCGAAAGTAAAGGAATGGAAAATTCCTTCCTCGGGCAAAGGAAGATACGATCGGGAAACGATCGAAAAATATTTTCAAAAATCGAATCGGGACGTTTACGATTCGACGATCATCGCGGTTTCCAATCAAAAAGGCGGAGAAGGAAAAACGACCGTATCCGTTTGTCTTGCGGAAGCCTTATCCAAATCGGCGCCGGTTCTTCTCGTGGACTGGGACGCTCAGGCGAATATCACTCAGCTTTTTTTTGGGTCGGTGGAAAGATCCGTTTTTCATTCTCTCGGCTACAGAGGAGAAGAACCGGTTCCGGTTAAGGATCTTTTGGTCCAGCTCGCGCCGGGTTTGGACCTGCTTCCTTCTTCGATTCATCTTGCGAACTTTACGACTCCCTATGAAAGGGATGATTTCGAATTGCTGAAGGATGCGCTCAAGCCGGTGCGTTCGAGCTACAAATATATCATCATCGATTGCCCTCCGTCCCTGGGCCTGATTTTGGAGAACGCTTTGATCGCCGCGGACCACGTTTTGATTCCGATTCAAACTAGAGCGTTCAGCGTTCAGGGGCTGAAGGATCTTCACGCCACCATTCTTAAGATCAAGAAGAAGGCGAATCCTTCCCTCAATCTTTTGGGCGCCGTTTTGAATCAATACGAGGACGCTCGTGCGCTGGCGGGTCTTGCGGACGCGATCCGAAAGTATTTCGAGGTTTTTAGAACCGTGGTTTACAGGCGGGAGTCGATTCCGCAGGCGCAAGCGAAGAAAAAACTTCTGGGAGAATACGACGGCAAGGCGATGCAGATGTTTTCTTCCTTGGCGGATGAGGTGATGGAGAAAATTGCAAATGGCTAA
- a CDS encoding putative porin, with translation MNQNKKTIQSVLVAILLLSTASIKAQNTNPIEIGPPPAPQEKEKPFAEDEPFLKKLIRQSSFTILAGRNGGDNIFETGTKYANLSGLRGGSRITYERDFNYGGLGFTLRWKKWEADLNVKTTGRYVNSGEGRDEDFYLGDPTIERGTKISTREFSYYDTPYTFIGSRNFADGKGRLSMKQDRQSLIFRRYFGDSDPDARKEGKGLFLTGGFQYTFTKYVLYDVFQYFDSNPVFLNRIGLGLSLSYSTYEFPLGLGYRYSNAEWIFETSFSGVFWSGHFRDFHYQRALNFIGDVGGFGIDFNVSAGRIFGNYLVFLKLNEHRLFGDGHFQTKGGLSQNDILSQHLGQYKNYMNLKEWNVELSLTGFLY, from the coding sequence ATGAATCAAAACAAAAAAACGATCCAATCCGTTCTAGTCGCAATTCTCCTCCTATCCACCGCTTCAATCAAAGCGCAAAACACAAACCCGATCGAAATCGGACCGCCGCCGGCGCCGCAGGAAAAAGAAAAGCCGTTCGCGGAAGACGAGCCTTTCCTCAAAAAACTCATTCGTCAATCTTCGTTTACGATTCTTGCGGGACGCAACGGAGGAGACAATATCTTTGAAACAGGAACGAAATACGCCAACCTTTCCGGCTTGCGCGGCGGCTCGCGAATCACGTACGAGCGAGATTTTAATTACGGCGGACTCGGATTTACCTTGCGATGGAAAAAATGGGAAGCGGATCTGAACGTCAAAACGACCGGAAGATACGTCAATTCGGGAGAAGGAAGGGACGAAGATTTCTATTTAGGAGACCCCACGATCGAACGAGGGACAAAAATCTCCACACGCGAATTTTCATACTACGATACGCCTTACACCTTCATCGGATCTCGCAACTTTGCGGACGGCAAAGGGCGTCTTTCGATGAAACAGGACAGACAATCCCTCATTTTTAGAAGATACTTCGGCGATTCCGATCCGGATGCACGCAAAGAAGGGAAGGGGCTTTTTCTAACGGGCGGCTTTCAATATACGTTTACGAAGTACGTTCTCTACGATGTGTTTCAATACTTCGACTCGAACCCCGTTTTTTTGAATCGTATCGGATTAGGATTGAGTCTTTCTTATTCGACCTACGAATTTCCTCTCGGACTCGGATACAGATATTCGAACGCAGAATGGATTTTCGAGACTTCTTTTTCGGGAGTATTTTGGTCTGGACACTTTAGGGACTTCCATTATCAAAGAGCGCTCAATTTTATCGGAGACGTAGGCGGATTCGGAATCGATTTTAACGTATCGGCGGGAAGAATTTTCGGCAATTATCTTGTCTTCTTAAAACTCAACGAACACCGACTTTTCGGCGACGGACATTTTCAAACAAAAGGCGGGCTCAGCCAAAACGACATTCTTTCCCAACACTTAGGCCAGTATAAGAATTACATGAATCTCAAGGAATGGAACGTCGAACTTTCCCTTACGGGCTTTTTATACTGA
- the hemH gene encoding ferrochelatase, producing MKNRILLINLGGPRNTSEIEKFLIDLFEDPYVFDLPLPEWLRKSLGRWIAKRRAPKVAKTYESMGFGGGSPLVSETQKQAQAIAKALEKITGENWEGDVAMTCGYPDIRTFDAERLTPAKRNILLPLYPHFSRSTVLSTAKLVEQTLRVCPIGKEGWVPPFHASSEYLEAIRDLILDFFRGRLNKKEFLHSEAFQAVPNWEKIDLVFSAHGIPMRLIQKGDRYREEIETNVENLKRLLREKGFQGNCHVSFQSRVGPSKWTEPNTIHKLEELGKNGVKRVAVYPISFVGDHLETLEEIGEQLKEVARENGIAEYFRIPAPGIYGKFIEVIAKLSLESTQSRKQECICKKRGGHIPKTGECSAQLS from the coding sequence TTGAAGAACCGAATTCTTCTCATCAATCTCGGAGGACCGAGAAACACGTCGGAGATCGAAAAATTCCTGATCGATCTTTTTGAAGACCCTTATGTTTTCGACCTTCCTCTTCCCGAATGGCTCCGCAAATCGTTGGGAAGATGGATCGCAAAAAGAAGAGCGCCCAAGGTCGCCAAGACGTACGAATCGATGGGTTTTGGCGGAGGCTCTCCGCTCGTATCAGAAACACAAAAACAGGCGCAAGCGATCGCAAAAGCCCTCGAAAAAATCACGGGCGAGAATTGGGAAGGCGACGTCGCGATGACCTGCGGTTATCCGGACATAAGAACGTTCGACGCAGAACGTCTCACACCCGCAAAACGAAATATTCTACTCCCTTTATATCCTCATTTCTCCAGATCCACCGTATTGAGTACCGCCAAACTCGTGGAACAAACCCTCCGCGTATGTCCGATCGGAAAAGAAGGCTGGGTTCCGCCGTTTCACGCGTCCTCCGAATACCTGGAAGCGATCCGAGATTTGATTCTCGATTTTTTTCGAGGACGATTGAACAAAAAAGAATTCCTGCATTCGGAAGCATTTCAAGCGGTTCCGAATTGGGAAAAAATCGATCTCGTTTTCAGCGCACACGGAATTCCGATGCGTTTGATTCAAAAGGGGGATCGTTACCGGGAAGAGATCGAAACGAATGTAGAAAATTTAAAACGACTTCTTCGGGAGAAAGGATTTCAAGGGAATTGCCATGTTTCATTTCAGAGCAGAGTAGGGCCGTCCAAATGGACCGAGCCGAATACGATCCACAAACTCGAAGAACTTGGAAAAAACGGAGTCAAACGCGTCGCGGTTTATCCGATCAGTTTCGTAGGAGATCACCTGGAAACATTGGAAGAAATCGGAGAACAACTCAAAGAAGTCGCTCGTGAAAACGGAATCGCCGAATACTTTCGAATCCCCGCGCCCGGCATCTACGGAAAGTTCATCGAAGTGATCGCAAAGCTCAGTTTAGAATCGACTCAATCTCGGAAACAAGAATGTATCTGCAAAAAAAGAGGCGGCCATATTCCCAAAACGGGAGAATGCTCCGCTCAGTTATCTTGA
- the hemG gene encoding protoporphyrinogen oxidase codes for MATQHPDHIIIGAGFTGLLYATLSVLKGESVLIYEKKNRSGGLIQSIRTPFGLVETAANGILNSYRLEELASALGLEILPTLKASRRRYIWKNGAPRRLPLSFWGTLRALYGMFRISAGIERGESVYQWGNRVLGEDAVKSVLEPGLAGVYAGNLKEMSAELVIGRFVVTDEPLWKNLQTLFQKRKSEPKVPKQRKGTVSFRGGLGELLNAMEAKIKSSSNSRILQSEEPPALSALRKKYPNARITLACGLESTLKILSASVPVFKRYEKVCRTLGVVTATRFGHESLLGNKTGFGILFPPEAGLRARGVLINSSIFSGRVSDGYDSETFIFGGAMDTEISKLKENEIVAILEEDRKKIAVQNGVPVNHYVTIWKSALPVYDSALLAFNQELDRSLPEGVYAEGNFRYGIGLSSILERAWNVMRNRQDN; via the coding sequence GTGGCAACTCAACACCCGGATCATATCATCATCGGCGCCGGATTTACCGGACTTCTTTACGCCACCCTCTCGGTTTTAAAGGGAGAATCGGTCCTAATCTACGAAAAGAAAAATCGCTCCGGAGGATTGATTCAATCCATCCGCACTCCGTTCGGTCTTGTGGAAACCGCCGCAAACGGAATCTTAAATTCGTATCGGTTGGAAGAATTGGCTTCCGCATTGGGTTTGGAAATCCTTCCCACGCTCAAAGCTTCTCGGAGGCGTTATATCTGGAAAAACGGCGCGCCGAGAAGGCTGCCCCTTTCTTTTTGGGGCACCTTACGCGCGTTATACGGAATGTTCCGAATCTCCGCGGGAATCGAACGAGGAGAATCCGTCTATCAATGGGGGAACCGTGTTTTGGGGGAAGACGCGGTTAAAAGCGTGCTCGAGCCGGGACTTGCGGGAGTATATGCGGGAAATCTAAAGGAGATGTCCGCAGAGTTGGTGATCGGCAGGTTCGTCGTTACGGATGAGCCGCTTTGGAAAAATTTGCAGACCCTTTTTCAAAAAAGAAAATCCGAGCCCAAGGTCCCGAAACAAAGAAAAGGAACGGTTAGTTTTCGAGGAGGTTTGGGGGAATTGTTAAACGCCATGGAAGCGAAAATCAAATCCTCTTCGAATTCCAGGATTTTACAGTCCGAAGAGCCCCCTGCTCTATCGGCTTTACGAAAAAAATATCCGAATGCGAGGATCACGCTCGCCTGCGGCTTGGAATCCACGTTGAAAATTTTATCCGCAAGCGTTCCCGTTTTTAAACGATACGAAAAGGTATGCAGAACGTTGGGGGTCGTAACCGCGACGCGTTTCGGACACGAATCTCTTCTCGGAAACAAAACGGGATTCGGCATTTTATTTCCACCCGAGGCGGGACTTCGTGCTCGGGGCGTTCTGATCAATTCTTCGATTTTTTCGGGAAGGGTTTCGGACGGATATGATTCGGAAACGTTCATCTTCGGCGGAGCGATGGACACGGAGATTTCCAAACTCAAAGAGAATGAAATCGTCGCGATTTTGGAAGAGGATCGGAAAAAGATCGCGGTTCAAAACGGAGTTCCCGTCAATCACTACGTTACGATCTGGAAATCCGCTTTGCCTGTGTATGATTCGGCATTGTTGGCGTTCAATCAGGAGTTGGATCGAAGTTTGCCCGAAGGTGTGTATGCGGAAGGAAATTTTCGATACGGAATCGGTCTCAGTTCCATCCTGGAAAGAGCCTGGAACGTTATGCGAAACCGTCAAGATAACTGA
- a CDS encoding LA_0442/LA_0875 N-terminal domain-containing protein has product MGRPALISFLRKLILTFCLFFLGIVSVSAETVLLHEGGSFRGKVITQNQKTITVQTKEGKRVIAKKEILKVIYKDIDEEEEERIRNAEIKRLEDEKLTKQRNVDLKKQQEEEERLRKEREEAEKNKPLPPPPPPKPAVSKAGALGRSAILPGWGQWASGRKFAAIIYPTLFLAAGYAVYENNRKYLVAKKDYESYGNPYSTDSLTLAAIGVANPNLSPVITDPVALYVYNQEFSPYQSKREAVDKAYKNLQTSIGVLAGIYLINLADAYIFGGQISSKVGFSDGSSKGLILDYNPMANSGMLNGGATSSTLESKYTFGYRFQF; this is encoded by the coding sequence ATGGGAAGGCCCGCGTTGATATCATTCTTAAGAAAACTTATTTTAACCTTCTGCTTATTCTTTTTAGGGATCGTTTCGGTCTCGGCCGAGACCGTTCTATTGCACGAGGGCGGAAGTTTCCGCGGTAAGGTAATCACGCAAAATCAGAAGACGATTACGGTTCAAACCAAAGAAGGCAAACGGGTTATCGCCAAAAAAGAAATCTTAAAAGTAATCTATAAAGATATCGACGAAGAAGAGGAAGAACGAATCCGAAACGCCGAGATCAAACGTTTGGAAGACGAGAAGCTCACAAAACAAAGAAACGTCGATCTCAAAAAGCAACAGGAAGAGGAAGAACGCCTTAGAAAGGAAAGAGAAGAAGCGGAAAAGAACAAGCCGCTTCCTCCTCCACCTCCTCCAAAACCCGCCGTATCGAAAGCCGGGGCCTTGGGGAGGTCCGCGATCCTTCCCGGTTGGGGACAATGGGCAAGCGGAAGAAAGTTCGCGGCGATCATCTACCCTACTCTTTTCTTAGCCGCAGGTTATGCGGTATATGAGAATAATCGCAAGTATCTCGTCGCTAAAAAAGATTACGAGAGTTACGGAAATCCGTATTCGACGGATTCCCTCACTCTGGCGGCGATCGGAGTCGCAAATCCGAACTTATCACCCGTCATCACCGATCCGGTAGCCTTGTACGTCTACAACCAGGAATTTAGTCCGTATCAAAGCAAGCGCGAAGCCGTCGACAAAGCGTATAAGAATCTTCAGACGAGCATCGGCGTGTTAGCCGGAATCTATCTGATCAACTTGGCGGATGCGTATATTTTCGGCGGACAAATTTCCTCCAAAGTGGGATTTTCGGACGGATCGTCAAAAGGATTGATCTTGGATTACAATCCGATGGCAAACTCCGGAATGCTGAACGGCGGAGCGACATCTTCCACGCTCGAATCCAAATACACCTTCGGATATAGATTCCAATTTTAA
- the hemN gene encoding oxygen-independent coproporphyrinogen III oxidase: MMSAKELIAKYDIPAPRYTSYPTVPYWSENPSTEEWLDKVRNRLTPENSSLALYLHLPFCETLCSFCGCNTSITKNHSVEEPYIDAILAEFSNYLKEVPEIGQRELKELHLGGGTPTYLAEKNLELLLDSILKKMNVVSAPEFSLEVDPRRTRDAQLKLLHDFGFRRVSLGVQDFDPEVQRLINRTQPFEMTERITDLSRKLGYTSVNFDLIYGLPQQNLESMKHTVRKTLELRPDRIAFYSYAHVPWIKAAQRLFTEADLPSGSEKRELYEVSRELFLKAGYIEIGMDHFALESDSLSEAAKNGTLHRNFMGYTTRTTDMLLGLGVSAISDSWDCFHQNEKIVKKYQKRIREDRFATLRGHKLDGEDLIQRSLILQLSTTGKVIVPEQILQDVRLYLASMEDDTLIRWEGNLLSLTEKGWPFLRNVCTGLDLRLRRKSPESRVFSRSI, from the coding sequence ATGATGAGTGCAAAAGAACTGATCGCAAAGTATGATATACCGGCTCCGCGTTATACGAGCTACCCCACCGTTCCTTATTGGTCCGAAAATCCAAGCACGGAAGAATGGCTGGACAAGGTTCGAAATCGTTTAACGCCGGAGAATTCTTCCTTAGCTTTGTATCTTCATCTTCCTTTCTGCGAAACTCTTTGTTCCTTTTGCGGATGCAACACTTCGATCACAAAAAATCATTCCGTGGAAGAGCCGTATATCGATGCGATTCTTGCGGAGTTTTCCAATTATCTGAAAGAAGTCCCCGAAATCGGACAAAGAGAATTGAAGGAACTCCATCTCGGAGGAGGCACTCCGACGTATCTCGCGGAAAAGAATCTTGAGCTTCTTCTCGATTCCATATTAAAAAAAATGAATGTGGTTTCCGCGCCGGAATTCTCCTTGGAAGTGGATCCGAGAAGAACCAGAGATGCGCAGCTGAAACTTCTTCACGACTTCGGATTCAGAAGGGTTAGTCTTGGAGTTCAGGATTTCGATCCCGAGGTTCAAAGACTCATCAACCGCACGCAACCTTTCGAAATGACCGAGAGAATCACGGACCTTTCCAGAAAACTCGGTTACACTTCGGTGAACTTCGATCTTATATACGGATTGCCGCAGCAAAATCTGGAGAGCATGAAACATACGGTTCGGAAAACTCTCGAACTGCGTCCGGATCGAATCGCATTCTACAGTTACGCGCACGTCCCTTGGATCAAAGCGGCGCAGAGATTATTCACAGAGGCCGATCTTCCGTCCGGTTCCGAAAAACGCGAGTTATACGAAGTGTCGAGAGAGCTGTTCCTTAAGGCGGGATATATCGAAATCGGAATGGATCACTTCGCTTTGGAATCGGATTCACTTTCCGAAGCCGCAAAAAACGGAACCCTGCATCGAAATTTTATGGGTTATACGACCCGAACCACTGACATGCTTTTAGGGTTGGGTGTTTCCGCGATTTCGGATAGTTGGGATTGTTTCCATCAAAACGAAAAAATTGTCAAAAAATATCAAAAAAGAATTCGTGAAGACCGATTTGCCACTTTGAGAGGACATAAGTTGGACGGCGAGGATTTGATACAAAGATCGTTAATTCTGCAATTATCGACGACCGGAAAGGTTATAGTACCGGAGCAAATTTTGCAGGACGTAAGGCTGTATTTGGCCTCCATGGAAGACGATACTTTAATTAGATGGGAAGGAAATCTTCTCTCTTTGACCGAAAAGGGTTGGCCCTTTCTGAGAAACGTTTGTACGGGATTGGATCTTCGATTGCGGAGAAAAAGCCCGGAATCGAGAGTTTTTTCGAGATCGATTTAG
- a CDS encoding uroporphyrinogen decarboxylase family protein, which translates to MSNERYSNAIGGIAQKIPPVWMMRQAGRYHKHYQALRQKHSFEELCKIPELAAEVAFGPVNEFDFDVSILFSDILFPLEALGMGLRYTDAGPNLSFAVRSEADLKKLKSVEDSISFMQFQKDAMELTRERIPKDKSVIGFVGGPWTLFTYAVSGKHEGNLSLPKTLTNVRKEFLKTIVQFLKENIALQLDGGAELILIFDTAGGDLSPDFFEEIVIPGVKTLADAYPGKVGYYGRGTATSHFDLIRNIPSLAGFGFDHRWDLRQVFRTESRMIQGNFDQALLFMERDEFKKTLINFLRPFRDLPPEERIGWVCGLGHGVMPKTPEDNVKTFVEIVRETFQ; encoded by the coding sequence ATGTCGAATGAGCGCTATTCCAACGCGATCGGCGGAATCGCACAAAAGATTCCTCCCGTATGGATGATGAGACAGGCGGGACGTTATCACAAACACTACCAAGCCCTCAGACAAAAACATTCCTTCGAGGAATTGTGCAAGATTCCCGAACTCGCTGCGGAAGTCGCGTTCGGCCCGGTGAACGAGTTCGATTTCGACGTCTCGATTCTTTTTTCCGATATTCTGTTTCCTTTGGAGGCTTTGGGGATGGGTCTGCGATACACGGACGCGGGACCTAACTTGAGTTTTGCGGTCCGTTCGGAAGCCGATCTGAAAAAACTCAAGTCCGTCGAGGATTCAATTTCCTTTATGCAGTTTCAAAAGGACGCCATGGAGCTCACTCGGGAAAGAATTCCCAAAGATAAATCCGTGATCGGATTCGTGGGCGGTCCTTGGACCTTGTTTACATACGCAGTTTCGGGAAAACACGAGGGCAATCTATCTTTGCCGAAAACGTTGACAAATGTCAGAAAAGAATTCTTGAAAACGATAGTCCAATTCCTAAAAGAGAATATCGCTCTTCAGTTGGACGGCGGCGCCGAGTTGATCCTAATCTTCGATACGGCGGGCGGGGATTTATCTCCCGATTTTTTCGAGGAGATCGTCATTCCCGGCGTAAAAACCTTGGCCGATGCCTATCCGGGAAAAGTCGGATATTATGGTAGAGGAACGGCGACCTCGCACTTCGATTTAATCCGAAACATTCCTTCGCTTGCGGGATTCGGATTCGATCACAGATGGGATTTAAGACAAGTATTCCGAACCGAAAGCAGGATGATCCAGGGAAATTTCGATCAGGCCTTATTGTTTATGGAGCGCGACGAATTTAAGAAAACTCTAATCAACTTTCTCCGTCCGTTTCGGGATCTTCCCCCCGAAGAACGGATCGGCTGGGTCTGCGGACTCGGACACGGAGTTATGCCCAAGACCCCCGAAGACAACGTAAAAACCTTCGTGGAAATCGTAAGAGAGACATTTCAATGA